The Terriglobus roseus region TCCCGTCGCCACCATATTCAGGGGCGAGGACGCGCTGTTTCCGTACTCCGTCGTAATAGGTATATGGCCACCCCATATCCGTGGACGGAGCAATTCGAAACATCTCGTCCGGAATGGCGTTGTCATCCGCTTCGCTGACCAAATCCGGGAATGCTGCATGCGTCGCATCGCGACCGTGCATTGCGCCGTAGAGGGTGTCGCCGTTGCGCCAATCCAGAGCGCTCATCGTGCGAATACCTGTGGCGAAGTGTTCACCGTCGCTGAATTTCTGGTTGAGTTTCGAGTCATCAAACTTCCACACACCAGCTCTTGCTTCCAAGGCTGGACACGGCTTCTGCCCTACAGGCTTTTCGCCCTTGGGCGCTCCGGGAGTCCCGCAGATATTCATACCGGCGTCGAGGGAGACGAAGAGGTTTCCTTTGCCATCAAACGCCAGCGAATGGCCAGAGGGAGCAAGCCCCTCAACGACCGTCTGCGGAGCCGCTGTGGGAACAAGCGCGTTGCCCTCAAACGGGAAGCGATAGACGGCGGTGTTGGAAGAGGCGTAGAGCGCGCCCTTGTAGATGCGGATGCCGGTGCCTTGATCAACCGTGCTGAAGTGTTCGATCTGTGTTGCCTTGTGATCGGGCCCTAGCCGCAGCGCAAGGATGCCGAGTGTCTGCGTCTTGGTGCGGCGTGTGGAGACGTAGATGTCTCCGTTGTCGCGGATTGCCATGTGGCGAATGGAACCCAAATCCTGAGCCACAACGCTCGCGTGAAAGCCACGAGGAAGCGTGAGGCCATCTGGCTCAGAGGCGGAAAGATTTCCGGCAGCAATACCCAACGCCAAAATGGCGAGTGCGAACTTTTTCATGCGAATCAAATTTCTCCGCGCCCGTGCGGAGGCATGGGCAGCAGTATGTGTTGTGTGTGGTGGATAGAAGTGTACGTCGCGACACATACAGTCGTGAAGAAATCGCTTTGCCATATTGCGTACAGGGCAGGAAAGCTCTGTGAACGCCGCAGGGGCGAGCCATATGGCTCGCCCCTGCGGTACTGCTTGTTGTGTTGTTCCGATTTACTTGACGATTTCGGAGATGGCACCGGCGCCTACGGTACGTCCACCCTCACGGATGGCGAAGCGCAGACCCTTTTCCATAGCAACCGGTGTGTGCAGCGTGATCTCGAGAGCCACGTTGTCGCCCGGCATCACCATCTCGGTGCCTTCCGGCAGCTTCGCCGAACCTGTTACGTCCGTCGTACGGAAGTAGAACTGGGGACGGTAGCCGTTGAAGAACGGGGTGTGACGACCGCCTTCTTCCTTCGACAGAACGTACACTTCGCCCTTGAACACGGTGTGCGGCGTGATCGATCCCGGCTTCGCCAGAACCATGCCGCGCTCCACGTCGTCCTTCGCCGTACCACGCAGCAACAGACCTGCGTTGTCACCAGCAAGACCCTCGTCTAGCTGCTTCTTGAACATTTCAACGCCGGTCACGGTCGTCGCCTGCGTATCGCGGAAGCCCACGATCTGTGCCGGCTCGCCAACCTTGATGCGACCACGCTCGATACGGCCCGTCACTACAGTTCCACGGCCCGAGATCGAGAAGATGTCTTCGATCGGCATCAGGAACGGCAGGTCGACCAGACGGTCAGGCTGGGGAACGTTGTCGTCCACGGCCTGCATCAGCTCGTCGATCTTCTGCTCCCACTGAGCTTCGCCGTTCAGCGCGCCCAGAGCCGAGCCACGGATCACAGGAACGTCATCGCCAGGGAACTCATACTTGCTGAGCAGCTCACGAACTTCCATCTCGACCAGGTCGATCAGTTCGGGATCTTCCACGGCATCGCACTTGTTCAGGAACACAACGATGTACGGCACGCCAACCTGGCGAGCGAGCAGAACGTGCTCCTTCGTCTGGGGCATCGGGCCGTCGGTCGCTGCAACCACCAGGATCGCGCCGTCCATCTGCGCTGCGCCCGTGATCATGTTCTTGATGTAGTCGGCGTGGCCCGGGCAGTCAACGTGAGCATAGTGACGGTTCGCCGTCTCGTACTCCACGTGAGAGGTCGAGATCGTGATACCACGCTCGCGCTCTTCCGGTGCGTTATCAATCGTGTCGAACGAACGGAAGCTGTTCTTCGGGTTGTGCTTCGACAGAACCTTCGTGATCGCCGCAGTCAACGTCGTCTTGCCGTGATCGATGTGACCAATCGTGCCTACGTTTACGTGCGGTTTACTACGATCAAATTTTTCCTTCGCCATTGCTCTCTTGCTCCTGAGTTGTAAGCCGTTTGCCAGGCGGCTCCAAAGATGGTTTCAGAACGTGGTGCGGGCTGCCGCACGGTGCGGCTCCAAGCCCAGGGAAACTTTTAAGGGGAGGTCCGTTCGCCTCAGTAGTAGGCGTAGACCTTCAGGTACTTCTGGCGATAGGCCGGATCCACCTTCTCCAGTGTGGAGAGGTAGTGCTCGCGGATCATGCCCTGGTCGCCGTTGTTCAGGCTGTTGTATGCCTGCTCAGAACCGGAACCCAGCTTGCCTGCGCGGAGGACATCTTCGAACTCACGGATGCGCAGCTTCGAGCGATCGAGCGACTTGAGGAAGTCCGATACCTTTGCCGAAGAGAAAGAGTTGTCGATGGCCGATTTGACGGCGTCGAATGCCTGCTGGTTCTCGACTGCGATGGTTGCTTGCTCGTACATGATGTGCCTGCGGAACTCCTACCTTGAAACTCTGGAGCGGGAGACCGGGATCGAACCGGCGACCAACAGCTTGGAAGGCTGTGACTCTACCACTGAGTTACTCCCGCCCTTGAAGCGAATCGGCAGGTCAGCGAGTCAGCAAGCGAACTTGCCTGTCGCGGATCAGCAAACCCGCCTTTGAAACCTGGAGCTGATGGAGGGGATTGAACCCTCGACCTCTCCCTTACCAAGGGAGTGCTCTGCCACTGAGCTACATCAGCCCTGCTTCGTTGAAGGCCGTTCGTTGCGCCCTCTTCGAACCGCGCTTTGCCTGCCCAAGAGCACGCGAAACGCGAAAAACCCTAACAACACCCACGCAAGGCTCCGGTATTTCCCGGGTTCCATGGTGAGACTAACTCCGATGGCGGCTGTTGCGATCAAGACCAGCGCGACGTACATTCGCTGCTGTGATCCCGGTCCGTCCATCTTCATCTTCCGAGGTTCTCATACATCTGAGATCCCCTTAAATCTTATGGTGCACAGGGAAGGATTCGAACCTTCGTAACGCGTTGCGTGGCAGATTTACAGTCTGCTGCCATTAACCACTCGGCCACCTGTGCACTTTTGCCTGTTGTGTTGCCTGGGAATCGGGATGCTGGAGCTGACGAAGGGATTTGAACCCCCGACCCTCTGATTACAAATCAGATGCTCTACCGGCTGAGCTACGCCAGCCCATCTCTGCCGCCAGCCCACTCTAAGTGCACCGGCCCAAAACAAACGCACGCACAACAAACAACGCTGCCATGACCTGCGCAGCGCTGTCTTTGACTTTAGCACAAATTCCCGGGGTGGGGCGAGGGCGCGACTGGAAGGTTTCTGGGAGGCAAAACACGTCAAACGTCAGGCGTCTCGGGGATGATTTTCACCTTGTTGTGAGCGACATTTGTTTCCTTCGCGAAGTATTATTCCGCTGCTTCCCTGAAACCCATTTTGACGAGGATGAACCGCCCAATGAAATCCGTTGCTCTCTTGTCCGTACTAATGTTTGGTGCTACTGCGCTTCACGCCCAGCAGCCGGCCGCCCCTGCGGCACGTCCCGCACCAGCGCCGTTGCAGGTGCCGAATCCACACTATGTTTCCATCCCCATGCATATTGATGTGAATGCACCGGTGGATAAGGTTTGGGCGCGCATTGGCAAGTATTGCGATATTGGCGAATGGGGTATCCCGAACTGCAAGATTTTGTCCGGCGAAGGAGATTTCGGCACGGTACGGTCGATTGGCAACGAGATCCTGGTGGCCAAGACCCAGTACAGCTACACCTATACGCAGCCGGTGCGCGACGGCGTGACGTACAACCTGTACCACGGCACGCTGGAGGCTCGGGCGTTGACCCCAACGACCACACGTATCTTCTACACACTGCTGTTCGACAACAGCATGTTGGCCGACGATGCGGCGCGCGAGAAGGACATTGCGAATCGCACGGCGCGGTTCACCAAGATGTTGGGGAATATGAAGATTCTTTGCGAGGGCGGAACGCTGCCTCCTGGATCATTGGCTGCGCCGCCGGTGATTCCTTCGGCAACCCGGTAATCCATTAAGCAGAACGCAGCGCTCACCGTGAGCGCTGCGTTCTTATTTCTAGCCGAAGATATTGCGATCCAGGTAAGCGTTGCGGAACTTGCCGGTTGGGTCCATCTCTTTGGTGAAAGCGCGGAAGTGGTTGAGTTCCGTGTATTGCTTGTGGAGATACGCGGGGTCAGTGGTGAAGACCTTGCCCCAGTGAGGGCGTGCGCCAAACGGCTCAAGCGCCTTTTGTATGTCGGGCAGTACGTTCAGTACAGCTTCGGGCTCGGGTTTCCAGGTGAAGTGGATCGCGAGCGAATCACGCTGGTAGGCCATGCTCATCGGTAAGTCGTCTGCGGCGATCGAGCGCAGTTCTGTAATGAAAAGATGCGGCGTGATGCGGTCGCGCAGTTTTTCTACGGCGCGGATGGCTTTGTAGCCATCGCTGCGAGCGACGAAGTATTCCGTTTGAATCTCTTCGCCGCTTGAGGGTGTGAATTCCATCTTGAAATGCGGCAGGCGCAGATACCACGGGCCGATGGTGCCCATCTGTTCGGTGCAGGCGTCGGCGGGGTGGTCGTCGATGGGGTGCATCTTGCGCTTCTGCAGCGTGGCTCCGTAGAACATGGGCGGCATCTCTTTTTGCGCCGTTGCCTTGTCTTTGATCCATACCTGGTTCACGCGGTTCTTCTGCCAGTCCGTGAAGAGCGACACGGAGTAGCCGGAAGCCATGATGGTTTCGAGATTGTGCTCCAGTTCATTGAATGACAGGTTCTGGTAAACGACCTGCGACATGTCGTAACGCGGGACGATGTCGAGCGTGACCTTAGTGACGACACCGATGGCTCCGAGGTGGACGACAGCGTTGCGGAACCGGTCGCCGTCGTGGTCGCGGGAGAGATGCACGATGCTGCCGTCGGCTTTGACGATTTCCAATGCACGGACGGCGGAGGAGAGGTTCTTATTGTGCACACCGGAGCCGTGGGTCGCCGTGGCGATGGTGCCTCCGACGGAAATGTGTGGCAGCGAGGCGAGGTTCGCAAGTGCGAATCCTGCCTTGTCGAGTGTGGGGGCGAGTTCTCCGTAGGCGATGCCCGCACCCACGGTGACGGTCTTGGCAGCGGCATCGATGAAGATGCCTTTCACTTCGCGCATGGAAATCTGCGCGGCGGTAGAGTCGGCGATGTTATTGAAACAGTGGCGCGAACCGAGGCCTTTGAGCTTTGCGTTGGCCTTGACGATCTCCGGCACCTGCGCGGCGTCGGTAGGTGCATAGACGCGGTTGGTGCTGTAATGCAGGTTCTTTGCCCAGTTGGTTCGTGGTACGAAAGCGTGATCGTTCATGGGACTCCCCTGTCCAATCATCCACCGTGTGGTGCCACCTGTGGCAAGCACTATGGCTCCTGTCTGCAACAGTTCGCGTCGATTCATGCTCAATGCTCCTTCGCGAAAACTGTATACACGGGTTGTTCACCTTCCGTCGAATTGACGGTAGGCGGCCGTACGCGAATGGTTAGGGCAAAGCGTCTATATCTATGTCATTCTGCTTTGCGGAGCCTTTCATCCCCATGCGTCGCTTTCTGATTTCCGCTTTGTTTGTTGCCACCCCTCTTCTGCATGCGCAGAGCGGCGTTGAGGGCCCGTTGCCGCAGTTGTCTGATAGTGGAAAGGTCGCGGGCAAGCAACATGGCTCTGAACTGAACAATGACGCCATTGTGAAGATGACGAAGGCGGGGCTTGAGGACAGCATCCTGTTGCAGACGGTGCGGTCGCAGCCTGGGGAATACAAGACAGGTCCGGATGATCTGGTTGCGTTGAAGGAAGCCGGTGTTTCACAGGCCGTGATCTCCGCGATGCTTGCGAAGAACAGCGGGCTCGACACGCATCCTGTTGCGCCAGTGGAAGTGACTCCGCTATCAGTGAATAGCGACGACCCAGGGTTGTATTTCAAGAATCAACAGAACCAATGGGAAGCCGTTGGGCCGGAGCTTGTGAAGTATCGCGATGGTGGCGCACTTAAGAGCGTTTTAACGCGCGACATCGTTAAGAAAGATGAGAACGGTGTGGTCAGCGGGCCGAAGTCGCACCTGAAGATCTCACCCGGTACGGAGATGTTGATTCTGGCACCAAGCATTCAGGTGGATGCGGTGGAGTACGTGATCCTGCGCTTTCATGAGAAGAGTGATCGTCGCGAGTTTCGTGTGAAGACTGGAAATGTCTTCCACTCAGAAACAGGTGCGGACCGCGATACGGTGGACATTCCCGTTCACAAGGTGAGTTCGCGGTTGTTTGGATTCACCGTACCGCGCGATCTCCAGAAGGGCGAGTATGGTGTACTCGCTCCCGGTTCTGCGGGTGCTCCCGGTATTGCGCATGCCGGAAAGATTTATACCTTTTCCATTTCAGAGTAAGTTGCAGTATCTATCTTCTGGTTGTGCTCTTACTGAATAGGTAGATCGTCTTATCTTGCGTTGGTGAATGCATGTTAGATAAGACTGAATATGTTCTCCGGTTAGCGGTAGATCATGATGATACTCCCGATCCGCATGAGTGGCTCCCACAGTTAGATCGTCGCGCCGCACTTCGTTTGTTAGGTATGACAGCCGTAGCTGGGCTGGCGGGATGCGGTAGCGGCACTGGCGTCGCCACCGCTGCATCTGATACTTCTTCCACATCGACAGGAAGCTCCTCCTCATGCGCTTCACAAACGCTGGAAGGTGAAGAAGGGCCTTACTTTGTGGATGACAGCGCTTCGGGATATATGCGCAGTAACATCCTCTCCAATCTGGATGGGAGCAATACCCAGAAGGGCGTTGCATTCACACTTACTTTGTACGTGTATGACGCGAAGAATAGCTGCGCTGTCATGCAAGGTGTGCAGGTAGATATCTGGCATTGCAATGCCAGTGGTGTGTATTCCGCCGAGACTTCAGAGGGGACCAGCACGCAGAGCTGGCTGCGTGGATACCAGCTCACGGATTCCTACGGCAAGATACAGTTTGTGACCATCATTCCGGGTTGGTATTCGGGACGCACTACGCATATTCATCTGCGGCTTCGTTCCACCTATGACACGTCCAGCACCGGTGGCACGAATACCATGCAGCTGTTCTTCCCGCAGACACTGGTGGATACGCTGGATACTTCGGTCTCGCCCTACTCGAGCGAAGGAAAGAATCCCACCACGAATGCGTCTGACCGCGTGTACAGCAACCAGGAAGAGGGAACAACACTCATGACGTTGTCAGGCAATACGACCGATGGCTATACCGCGACGGCCAACGTCTATCTTCCAATTGCATAAGCTTTTCGCGCTTTCCACCGGGGAGGAATCGAGAAGGTAATCTATG contains the following coding sequences:
- a CDS encoding PQQ-dependent sugar dehydrogenase; translated protein: MKKFALAILALGIAAGNLSASEPDGLTLPRGFHASVVAQDLGSIRHMAIRDNGDIYVSTRRTKTQTLGILALRLGPDHKATQIEHFSTVDQGTGIRIYKGALYASSNTAVYRFPFEGNALVPTAAPQTVVEGLAPSGHSLAFDGKGNLFVSLDAGMNICGTPGAPKGEKPVGQKPCPALEARAGVWKFDDSKLNQKFSDGEHFATGIRTMSALDWRNGDTLYGAMHGRDATHAAFPDLVSEADDNAIPDEMFRIAPSTDMGWPYTYYDGVRKQRVLAPEYGGDG
- the tuf gene encoding elongation factor Tu yields the protein MAKEKFDRSKPHVNVGTIGHIDHGKTTLTAAITKVLSKHNPKNSFRSFDTIDNAPEERERGITISTSHVEYETANRHYAHVDCPGHADYIKNMITGAAQMDGAILVVAATDGPMPQTKEHVLLARQVGVPYIVVFLNKCDAVEDPELIDLVEMEVRELLSKYEFPGDDVPVIRGSALGALNGEAQWEQKIDELMQAVDDNVPQPDRLVDLPFLMPIEDIFSISGRGTVVTGRIERGRIKVGEPAQIVGFRDTQATTVTGVEMFKKQLDEGLAGDNAGLLLRGTAKDDVERGMVLAKPGSITPHTVFKGEVYVLSKEEGGRHTPFFNGYRPQFYFRTTDVTGSAKLPEGTEMVMPGDNVALEITLHTPVAMEKGLRFAIREGGRTVGAGAISEIVK
- a CDS encoding D-arabinono-1,4-lactone oxidase translates to MNRRELLQTGAIVLATGGTTRWMIGQGSPMNDHAFVPRTNWAKNLHYSTNRVYAPTDAAQVPEIVKANAKLKGLGSRHCFNNIADSTAAQISMREVKGIFIDAAAKTVTVGAGIAYGELAPTLDKAGFALANLASLPHISVGGTIATATHGSGVHNKNLSSAVRALEIVKADGSIVHLSRDHDGDRFRNAVVHLGAIGVVTKVTLDIVPRYDMSQVVYQNLSFNELEHNLETIMASGYSVSLFTDWQKNRVNQVWIKDKATAQKEMPPMFYGATLQKRKMHPIDDHPADACTEQMGTIGPWYLRLPHFKMEFTPSSGEEIQTEYFVARSDGYKAIRAVEKLRDRITPHLFITELRSIAADDLPMSMAYQRDSLAIHFTWKPEPEAVLNVLPDIQKALEPFGARPHWGKVFTTDPAYLHKQYTELNHFRAFTKEMDPTGKFRNAYLDRNIFG